In Picosynechococcus sp. PCC 7002, the following are encoded in one genomic region:
- the cobT gene encoding nicotinate mononucleotide-dependent phosphoribosyltransferase CobT has protein sequence MIRIYTQQTQGQAWLSNHQQKSVVFACGLGFTDTALIPNISAAGATPEARKYTAIADAECICHGFREKAIYPLPPLIVGASPAILSRAILSHYQIPAYLFDTGLWLKPDKNAVDCIDVSGQKARCVSTGKALEFSTVNKLFEQGLTWGETLATQYLNHLFVLGECVVAGTTTALGVLTGLGYDANQKVNSSYIECNHDLKWQIVQTGLKKANLNPNPDPFAVVAAVGDPMQIFVAGMAIALSRTQGVLLAGGTQMLAVYALMERICKYHSLDFDPKNIAVGTTRWVAEDPTGDTVGLAELIGEVPLLATQLSFQTSQYSQLQSYEQGYVKEGVGAGGLAIAAHLAYGATQAELLAMIERTIVPYLAAN, from the coding sequence ATGATCCGCATTTATACACAACAGACCCAGGGCCAGGCTTGGCTCAGTAACCACCAGCAAAAATCGGTCGTTTTCGCCTGTGGGTTGGGCTTTACAGATACGGCTTTAATTCCGAACATTTCCGCTGCCGGGGCCACCCCAGAGGCGCGCAAATATACAGCGATCGCCGATGCAGAATGTATTTGCCATGGTTTCCGAGAAAAAGCCATTTATCCCTTACCACCGTTAATTGTCGGGGCGTCGCCGGCGATTTTATCCCGTGCTATTTTGTCGCATTATCAAATTCCTGCCTATTTATTTGACACGGGCTTATGGCTTAAACCAGACAAAAATGCCGTGGATTGTATTGATGTCAGTGGTCAAAAAGCAAGGTGTGTTTCGACAGGAAAGGCCCTCGAATTTTCAACGGTGAACAAACTTTTCGAGCAGGGTTTAACCTGGGGCGAAACATTAGCAACCCAATATCTCAATCATTTGTTCGTGTTGGGAGAATGTGTGGTCGCAGGCACCACAACGGCATTGGGGGTGTTAACAGGATTAGGTTATGACGCCAACCAGAAAGTGAATAGCAGTTATATCGAATGTAACCACGATTTAAAGTGGCAAATTGTGCAAACAGGTTTAAAAAAAGCGAATTTAAACCCAAACCCTGATCCTTTTGCAGTAGTGGCGGCAGTGGGCGATCCGATGCAGATTTTCGTCGCTGGCATGGCGATCGCCTTAAGCAGGACTCAAGGAGTTTTGCTCGCAGGGGGAACACAAATGTTAGCGGTGTATGCCTTGATGGAACGGATTTGTAAGTACCATTCGCTTGATTTTGATCCGAAAAATATTGCGGTGGGAACGACACGCTGGGTCGCAGAAGATCCGACGGGGGACACGGTGGGTTTGGCCGAGTTAATTGGTGAAGTGCCTTTATTAGCGACGCAACTCAGTTTTCAAACTTCTCAATATTCACAACTGCAATCCTACGAACAGGGTTACGTCAAAGAAGGAGTCGGTGCGGGAGGATTGGCGATCGCCGCCCATTTGGCCTATGGTGCGACCCAGGCAGAATTGTTAGCGATGATTGAACGTACCATTGTCCCCTACCTCGCGGCAAATTAA
- a CDS encoding diflavin flavoprotein, which produces MAVATPPRDIQPYLVSDDVLLLRSRTWDRLKFEIEYGLQKGTTANSYLITGEKTALLDPPGESFSELFLTEIQNRTDLSQLDYIILGHTNPNRCFTLKALLKLAPQVTLVCSNPAAIALKDLLKDETPKVQIVKSGDTLDLGKSHGLEFIPTPTPRFPGHLCTYDPQEEILFTDKFFGAHVCGNQVFDEGWQFYDEDRRYYFDCVMASSIRQTLAGLNKIEDIPAKIYAPGHGPLIRYSRQELFNNYRHWIEKQKNELSVALIYASAYGNTATVAQAIAHGISKAGVMVETFNAEHADPEEIKGAISRCSGFVMGSPTLGGHAPTQIQTALGIVLNNADKNKLAGVFGSFGWSGEAIDLLEGKFKDAGYQMGFEPIRVKFKPTAVTLKTCEETGTDFAQAIKKAAKRRQPKQNVASTSQSDNLEQALGRIVGSLCIVTTQQDNLSGAMLASWVSQATFNPPGFTVAVAKERAIESLLHKGTNFVINVLQEGNHLGLMKHFLKPFAPGEDRFAGVATETADNGCQILTDALAYLECTVANRLECGDHWVIYATTDKGQVLQNNGMTAVHHRKSGTHY; this is translated from the coding sequence ATGGCCGTTGCAACACCCCCCAGAGATATCCAACCCTATTTGGTGAGTGATGACGTTCTGCTGCTGCGATCGCGCACCTGGGATCGCCTCAAATTCGAGATTGAATACGGCCTACAAAAGGGGACAACGGCCAATAGCTACCTGATCACTGGGGAAAAAACGGCATTGCTTGATCCCCCTGGGGAATCTTTTTCCGAGCTATTTTTAACAGAAATCCAAAACCGCACAGACCTAAGCCAACTAGATTACATTATCCTCGGCCATACCAACCCCAACCGCTGTTTTACCCTCAAGGCACTGCTCAAACTTGCGCCCCAGGTGACGTTGGTTTGTTCTAACCCAGCGGCGATCGCCCTTAAGGATTTACTCAAGGATGAAACTCCCAAGGTACAGATCGTTAAAAGTGGTGACACCCTCGATTTGGGCAAAAGCCATGGGCTGGAATTTATCCCGACGCCGACTCCCCGTTTTCCCGGTCACCTCTGCACCTACGACCCCCAAGAGGAAATTCTCTTTACGGATAAATTTTTTGGCGCCCACGTTTGCGGCAATCAAGTTTTTGACGAAGGCTGGCAATTTTACGACGAAGACCGCCGCTATTATTTCGACTGTGTGATGGCCAGTTCCATCCGCCAAACTCTCGCTGGCTTGAACAAAATTGAAGACATCCCTGCGAAAATCTATGCCCCTGGCCATGGTCCCCTAATCCGCTACAGCCGCCAGGAACTATTCAATAACTACCGCCACTGGATCGAAAAACAGAAAAACGAACTGTCCGTTGCCCTCATTTACGCCTCGGCCTACGGCAATACGGCTACTGTCGCCCAGGCGATCGCCCATGGCATTTCCAAAGCGGGGGTGATGGTCGAAACCTTTAATGCTGAACACGCTGACCCAGAGGAAATTAAAGGGGCCATTTCCCGGTGTAGTGGCTTTGTGATGGGTTCCCCGACCCTCGGCGGCCATGCCCCGACCCAGATCCAAACGGCCCTAGGAATCGTTCTAAACAATGCCGACAAAAATAAACTGGCTGGGGTCTTTGGTTCCTTTGGTTGGAGTGGTGAGGCAATTGATCTCCTCGAAGGCAAATTTAAAGATGCGGGCTACCAAATGGGCTTCGAGCCAATCCGCGTCAAATTTAAACCTACGGCAGTGACCCTAAAAACCTGCGAAGAAACAGGGACAGACTTTGCCCAGGCGATTAAAAAAGCGGCTAAACGGCGGCAACCGAAACAAAATGTGGCTTCCACATCCCAATCAGACAACCTGGAACAAGCCCTGGGCCGGATTGTCGGTTCCCTTTGTATCGTTACGACCCAACAGGACAACCTTTCTGGGGCAATGCTGGCTTCCTGGGTCTCCCAAGCAACATTCAATCCCCCTGGCTTTACGGTAGCGGTGGCTAAGGAACGGGCGATCGAATCTCTCCTCCACAAGGGCACTAATTTCGTGATTAATGTCCTCCAGGAGGGGAACCATTTAGGGCTAATGAAACATTTCCTCAAACCCTTTGCCCCTGGGGAAGATCGTTTTGCCGGGGTGGCAACGGAAACGGCGGACAATGGCTGCCAGATCCTCACCGATGCCCTCGCCTATCTCGAATGTACTGTGGCGAATCGGCTCGAATGTGGTGACCATTGGGTGATCTATGCGACCACCGACAAGGGGCAAGTGCTGCAAAATAACGGCATGACCGCCGTCCACCACCGCAAATCAGGCACCCACTATTAA
- the recR gene encoding recombination mediator RecR, translated as MYTPPLARLIEQFQRLPGIGPKTAQRLALYVIKRPEKDVEAFAQALLNAKKQVGVCQKCFHLSATSVCDICRNPQREPDVICVVADSRDVIALEKTREYRGKYHVLGGVISPMDGIGPEQLTIQALVQRVSAEKTKEVILAINPSVEGETTTLYLAQLLRPFTKVTRIAFGLPMGGDLEYADEVTLARALEGRRELD; from the coding sequence ATTTATACGCCCCCCCTCGCCCGCTTGATCGAACAGTTCCAGCGCTTACCCGGTATTGGCCCGAAAACCGCCCAACGCCTTGCCCTATACGTCATCAAGCGCCCGGAAAAGGATGTGGAAGCCTTTGCCCAGGCACTATTGAACGCGAAAAAACAGGTGGGCGTTTGCCAAAAATGTTTCCATCTGTCGGCCACTTCGGTTTGTGATATTTGTCGCAATCCCCAACGGGAGCCAGACGTAATTTGTGTGGTGGCGGACTCCAGGGATGTGATCGCCCTCGAAAAAACCCGGGAATATCGGGGAAAATATCACGTCCTGGGGGGCGTAATTTCGCCGATGGATGGCATTGGCCCGGAGCAACTGACAATCCAGGCCCTAGTACAACGGGTAAGCGCTGAGAAAACCAAGGAAGTGATTTTAGCGATCAATCCCAGTGTAGAAGGGGAAACGACGACGTTGTACCTGGCGCAACTGCTGCGACCCTTTACTAAAGTTACCCGCATTGCCTTTGGCTTGCCCATGGGCGGTGATTTGGAATATGCCGATGAAGTCACTTTGGCCAGGGCCTTAGAAGGTCGCCGGGAACTAGATTAA